In the genome of Chryseobacterium oryzae, one region contains:
- a CDS encoding c-type cytochrome yields MKNLFFTAILLSLTITSCSEKKEQVAEQQPTTESNTMMEEPKPAASADTASTTAAAKPEDEGKALVEGADCLSCHKVDSKLVGPAYQDVAKKYTDADIDHLATKIIEGGKGVWGDIPMTPHAGLSKENAQKMVKYILSLKK; encoded by the coding sequence ATGAAAAACTTATTTTTTACAGCAATTTTGCTCTCTCTTACCATCACTTCTTGCTCAGAAAAAAAAGAACAGGTGGCAGAACAACAGCCCACAACAGAATCCAATACAATGATGGAGGAACCAAAACCTGCAGCATCTGCTGATACTGCTTCAACAACAGCCGCAGCAAAGCCCGAAGACGAAGGCAAAGCTCTTGTAGAAGGCGCAGACTGCCTGTCTTGTCACAAGGTAGATTCTAAATTGGTGGGACCGGCTTATCAGGATGTAGCTAAAAAATATACCGACGCCGATATTGACCACCTTGCAACTAAAATAATAGAAGGAGGAAAAGGTGTTTGGGGCGATATCCCGATGACGCCGCACGCCGGACTCAGCAAAGAGAACGCTCAGAAAATGGTAAAATATATCCTTTCACTTAAAAAATAG
- a CDS encoding glucokinase, translated as MNLNPKFPLYLPGVKNNTNDNVSIIGANLREDTTTIGYYISGNAGIELQLKKTYITKEYASFSDVLAQFIQESQLENVKRLGISVPGPVIDGKSHPARLNWNLDISEYQEKFGFEKVNMLNDQEAAAYGIGLLDDSELDAIYTSGHLEKGNVAILAPGNGLGEAGYFFDGKYLRPFATEGGHSEFSPRTNVEVEFYQFLNNIYGIVSWESVLSKTGLFNIYRFLRDVKRHPEPEWLAERLANGNFTEELYRAAMEEDVMICKIALDTFLEFLAREANNLTLKLKATGGLLIAGDIPQIIRNYIDRDKFYEKFKISDKMEDMLKNIPIYIVNTDSISINGAALYTAYFTE; from the coding sequence ATGAACTTAAATCCAAAATTTCCTCTTTATTTACCGGGGGTAAAAAATAATACCAATGACAATGTCTCTATCATCGGAGCAAATCTAAGAGAAGATACCACTACGATAGGGTATTATATTTCTGGAAATGCAGGTATAGAGCTTCAGTTAAAAAAAACATATATTACTAAAGAATACGCTTCGTTTTCGGATGTTCTTGCCCAGTTTATTCAGGAATCTCAGCTGGAGAATGTGAAAAGATTAGGGATATCTGTTCCGGGGCCTGTAATCGATGGAAAAAGCCATCCTGCAAGATTAAACTGGAATTTAGATATTTCAGAATATCAGGAAAAATTCGGATTTGAGAAAGTAAATATGCTGAATGACCAGGAAGCTGCTGCTTACGGAATTGGTCTTTTAGACGACTCTGAATTGGATGCCATTTATACCAGCGGACATCTTGAAAAAGGAAATGTTGCTATTCTTGCTCCGGGTAATGGTTTGGGAGAAGCAGGATATTTCTTCGATGGTAAATATTTAAGACCATTTGCTACAGAAGGAGGACACTCAGAATTTTCACCAAGAACAAATGTAGAAGTAGAGTTTTATCAGTTTCTTAATAACATCTACGGAATTGTAAGTTGGGAATCTGTGCTTTCCAAAACAGGATTGTTTAATATCTACAGATTTTTACGAGATGTAAAGAGACACCCAGAACCTGAGTGGTTAGCAGAACGTCTTGCCAACGGTAATTTTACTGAAGAATTGTATAGAGCCGCAATGGAAGAAGACGTTATGATTTGTAAAATCGCGTTAGATACTTTCCTTGAATTTTTAGCAAGAGAAGCCAACAATCTTACTCTTAAACTGAAAGCAACCGGAGGTTTGCTTATTGCAGGAGATATTCCTCAGATTATAAGAAATTACATAGACAGAGATAAGTTTTATGAGAAGTTCAAAATCAGTGATAAGATGGAGGATATGTTGAAGAATATCCCGATTTATATTGTAAATACAGATAGCATAAGTATTAATGGTGCTGCACTTTACACCGCTTACTTTACAGAATAA
- a CDS encoding transporter: MKMIKQSILAAGILTAELLSAQDVSMNNMIKVGATAGLAVPADNLSAAIGVDVAYQNLITPGFGLGIATGYTHYFGKDNNGYKNNDVGVVPVAALFRVYPKKTGFYFGADLGYGFLLGDDKVASNSDVSRPNGGFYLKPEVGYHNRDWNFFLQYQKVFAGSNGDIVSPASQDYNVGSIGAGFSYNIPLGK; this comes from the coding sequence ATGAAAATGATTAAACAAAGCATTTTAGCAGCGGGGATTTTAACTGCAGAATTATTAAGTGCACAGGATGTAAGTATGAATAACATGATTAAAGTAGGGGCTACTGCAGGTTTGGCAGTTCCGGCAGATAATCTTTCGGCTGCAATTGGAGTAGATGTAGCTTATCAGAATCTAATTACTCCAGGTTTCGGATTGGGTATTGCAACAGGATATACACATTATTTTGGTAAAGATAACAACGGATATAAAAACAACGATGTAGGAGTGGTTCCGGTAGCTGCACTTTTTAGAGTTTATCCTAAAAAGACAGGATTTTACTTCGGTGCAGATTTAGGTTACGGATTTTTGTTGGGAGATGATAAGGTGGCAAGTAATTCTGATGTTAGCAGACCCAACGGAGGTTTTTACCTTAAACCAGAGGTAGGATATCACAATAGAGACTGGAATTTCTTCCTTCAGTACCAAAAGGTTTTTGCAGGAAGCAATGGAGATATTGTTTCTCCAGCTTCACAAGACTACAATGTGGGAAGCATTGGAGCAGGATTTTCTTATAATATTCCTTTAGGAAAATAA
- the nirK gene encoding copper-containing nitrite reductase, whose product MKKTFIIATVLSAFISLNSCKQNNFTSSENNSDTEKIKTDGSVEEQKSVAPPNVPAPVGDRAAKKVIVRLETIEKTGELADGTQYNFWTFNGTVPGSFIRARVGDEIELHLKNNENNTFPHNIDLHAVNGPGGGAEATFVAPGTEKVFNFKALNPGLYVYHCATAPVGMHIANGMYGLILIEPEGGLPKVDKEYYIMQGDFYTKGKFGDKGLQEFDMDKAIAEHPEYVVFNGKTGALLGDGELQAKVGETVRFFVGNGGPNLTSSFHVIGEIFDRVYMEGGSKINENVQTTVIPPGGASIVEFKATVPGEYVIVDHAIFRAFNKGALGKIKVTGPDNPAVYKKNP is encoded by the coding sequence ATGAAAAAGACATTCATCATCGCAACAGTTTTATCAGCTTTCATCAGTCTGAATTCCTGCAAACAAAACAATTTTACAAGCTCTGAAAATAATTCAGATACAGAGAAAATTAAAACGGACGGCTCCGTAGAAGAACAAAAATCTGTAGCACCGCCCAATGTGCCGGCTCCTGTTGGAGATCGTGCAGCAAAGAAGGTTATCGTTCGTCTCGAAACCATCGAGAAGACCGGCGAATTGGCAGACGGTACGCAATATAATTTCTGGACTTTTAACGGAACGGTTCCGGGAAGTTTTATCCGTGCAAGGGTAGGCGATGAAATAGAACTTCACTTAAAAAATAATGAAAACAATACATTCCCTCACAACATCGACCTCCACGCTGTTAATGGTCCCGGTGGTGGTGCAGAAGCCACTTTTGTAGCGCCGGGAACGGAAAAAGTTTTCAATTTTAAAGCATTGAATCCTGGACTTTACGTTTACCACTGTGCCACAGCTCCTGTAGGAATGCACATTGCCAACGGAATGTACGGTCTTATCCTCATAGAGCCGGAAGGCGGACTGCCAAAAGTGGACAAAGAATACTACATTATGCAGGGCGATTTCTATACCAAAGGGAAATTTGGTGACAAAGGTCTTCAGGAATTCGATATGGATAAAGCCATTGCAGAACATCCGGAATATGTAGTATTTAACGGAAAAACCGGAGCTCTTTTGGGCGATGGCGAGTTGCAGGCAAAAGTAGGTGAAACGGTGCGTTTCTTCGTAGGAAACGGTGGTCCGAACCTTACGTCTTCTTTCCACGTTATCGGGGAAATCTTCGACAGAGTGTATATGGAAGGCGGCAGTAAAATCAATGAAAATGTACAGACCACGGTTATTCCTCCTGGTGGAGCGTCTATCGTAGAGTTCAAAGCTACAGTTCCGGGTGAATATGTGATTGTTGACCATGCAATTTTCAGAGCTTTCAATAAAGGAGCTTTAGGTAAAATTAAAGTTACAGGACCGGATAATCCTGCAGTTTATAAAAAGAATCCATAA
- a CDS encoding SCO family protein yields MKNLLYILLAMATLSCSKKNEEISPDSIYNVSSKWEKQDGKTITFSDMKGKVLVTAMIFTSCKTACPRLTAEMRTISQKVGKTNPEDIQYVLISIDPKNDTPQVMKAYLDTNKFDEKQWTFIRSNEDDTRELANVMAVKYKEISPIEFSHSNIISVYSKKGTLAYQKEGLDSGDDDLVKEIKKQIEL; encoded by the coding sequence ATGAAAAACTTACTTTATATTTTGTTGGCAATGGCAACTTTATCCTGCAGCAAAAAAAACGAAGAAATAAGTCCGGATTCCATTTATAATGTCAGTTCCAAATGGGAGAAACAGGACGGTAAAACCATTACTTTTTCTGATATGAAAGGGAAAGTTCTGGTTACTGCAATGATTTTTACATCGTGTAAAACCGCTTGCCCGAGACTCACTGCCGAGATGAGAACCATCTCCCAAAAAGTAGGAAAAACCAATCCGGAAGACATCCAGTATGTTTTGATTTCCATTGATCCGAAAAACGATACGCCGCAGGTAATGAAAGCTTATCTGGATACCAATAAATTCGATGAAAAACAATGGACATTTATCCGCAGCAACGAGGATGATACGCGGGAACTCGCCAACGTAATGGCTGTTAAATACAAAGAAATCTCGCCGATAGAGTTTTCCCACTCCAATATCATTAGTGTCTATTCCAAAAAAGGAACTTTAGCTTATCAAAAAGAAGGTCTGGACTCCGGCGATGATGACCTCGTAAAAGAAATTAAAAAACAAATAGAATTATAA
- a CDS encoding DUF1800 domain-containing protein → MSSVLNNKHLISRAGFGVSINQINNMEDWTPQKLSDVLFRNYNFTEITYQTPDFVKTETDDPKLIANQKRQQLKTFQKQNEELNLNFLMNMVHNEDQLLEKMAFFWHGHFATRINNSQFNQQLLNFIRKNALGNFKDLLIGVSKSPAMLNFLNNQQNKKDHPNENFAREVMELFTLGRGNYTETDIKELARAFTGWSYDKDGNFQERKNQHDNRDKTFLGKRGNFNGDEALKIILEQKTTAKFITEKIYRFFVNEIPDKSIIDKLSTDFYASDYDIKGLMKNIFTSKWFYDEKNIGNRIKSPTELIVGMMRILPMEIKNSENIVVYQKLLGQMLLYPPNVSGWPNGKSWIDSSSLMLRMQIPQIWSGIRPMEYSAKEDDDMDMGMKSREALNKSFKNPNIIIDWKKVENTFKDKKPENYIIINSGNINMESVKQFSDSDKIKAIINMMSTPEYQLM, encoded by the coding sequence ATGAGTTCAGTACTAAACAATAAACATCTTATTTCCAGAGCAGGTTTTGGAGTAAGCATTAATCAAATTAACAATATGGAAGACTGGACTCCTCAAAAGTTGAGTGATGTACTATTCCGCAATTATAATTTTACTGAAATTACTTACCAAACTCCAGATTTTGTAAAAACAGAGACAGATGATCCTAAGCTGATTGCCAACCAAAAAAGACAGCAACTGAAAACATTTCAAAAGCAAAATGAAGAACTTAACCTGAATTTTCTAATGAATATGGTTCATAATGAAGACCAGCTTTTGGAAAAAATGGCTTTTTTTTGGCATGGTCATTTTGCAACGAGAATCAATAATTCTCAATTTAACCAGCAGCTTCTCAATTTTATTCGAAAAAATGCATTGGGAAATTTTAAAGATTTGCTTATTGGAGTAAGTAAATCTCCGGCAATGCTTAATTTTTTAAATAATCAGCAGAATAAAAAAGATCATCCCAACGAAAATTTTGCACGAGAGGTAATGGAGCTTTTTACACTTGGAAGAGGCAATTATACAGAAACCGATATTAAAGAACTTGCCAGAGCTTTTACGGGATGGTCTTATGATAAAGATGGTAATTTTCAGGAAAGAAAAAACCAACACGACAATCGGGATAAAACATTTCTCGGCAAGAGAGGCAACTTCAATGGAGATGAGGCTTTAAAAATAATTTTAGAACAGAAAACAACGGCAAAATTCATCACAGAAAAAATTTATCGCTTTTTTGTGAATGAAATTCCGGACAAGTCTATTATTGATAAGTTAAGCACAGATTTTTACGCTTCAGATTATGATATTAAAGGTTTAATGAAAAACATATTTACCAGTAAATGGTTTTATGATGAAAAAAATATAGGAAACAGAATAAAATCTCCTACGGAACTTATAGTCGGGATGATGCGAATATTACCCATGGAAATTAAAAATTCTGAAAATATTGTTGTCTATCAAAAACTTTTGGGACAGATGCTTTTGTATCCGCCCAATGTTTCGGGATGGCCTAACGGAAAATCTTGGATAGACAGTTCTTCTCTTATGTTGAGAATGCAGATTCCGCAGATTTGGTCGGGAATACGCCCAATGGAATATTCTGCCAAAGAAGATGATGATATGGATATGGGAATGAAGTCGAGAGAAGCACTGAATAAATCTTTCAAAAATCCAAATATTATAATTGACTGGAAAAAAGTTGAAAATACTTTTAAAGACAAAAAACCCGAAAATTATATCATCATCAATTCCGGAAATATTAATATGGAAAGTGTTAAACAGTTTTCAGATTCAGATAAAATTAAGGCAATCATCAATATGATGTCTACTCCAGAATACCAGTTGATGTAG
- a CDS encoding DUF488 domain-containing protein: protein MEIILKRVYEDASPEDGYRVLVDRIWPRGISKEKAALDEWGKDLAPSTELREWFHHDPLLWDEFSRKYKEELLERNPGKPFLEKNGQQEKITLVYAAKDEKHCHPLVLRDYLEQLLNNKSKK from the coding sequence ATGGAAATCATATTAAAAAGAGTGTACGAAGATGCTTCTCCCGAAGATGGTTACCGTGTTTTGGTAGACCGGATTTGGCCAAGAGGAATCTCAAAAGAAAAAGCCGCTTTGGATGAATGGGGCAAAGACCTTGCACCATCAACAGAGCTTCGGGAATGGTTTCATCACGATCCTTTACTTTGGGACGAGTTTTCCCGGAAATATAAAGAAGAGCTTTTGGAGCGAAATCCCGGAAAGCCTTTTTTAGAAAAAAATGGGCAACAGGAAAAAATAACGCTGGTTTATGCGGCAAAAGATGAAAAACATTGTCATCCTTTGGTTTTAAGGGATTATCTGGAACAATTGCTCAACAACAAATCAAAAAAATAA
- a CDS encoding nitric-oxide reductase large subunit, with the protein MTPKKLWTWLAAVIIGSFAVLIFFGVEIYRKIPPVPDKVVTTDGKVVATGQDIKDGQNVWQSIGGQTVGSIWGHGAYIAPDWSADYLHRESLLLLEELAKKDGKVYKDLPDDEQAKYQVLLKKELRKNTLDEAKNTIVISPERAKVQAELADYYAKIFMNAPEMAKLRDQYAIPKNTVKTPERMAKMNAFFSWAAWVCITDRPGDDVTYTNNWPHDELIGNVPPPSLHLWSGFSVLMLLGCVGLLVFYHARNKEEEINSSEMLPLEDPLRNMKPTPSMRATLKYIWVVALLILVQMLAGVITAHYGVEGSAFYGIPLDEVLPQSISRSWHVQLAIFWIATSWLATGLYIAPAVSGYEPKYQVLGVNVLFGALLIVVFGSLAGQWLGVMQKLGYVDNFLWGHSGYEYVELGRIWQILLLVGLILWLVLMVRALLPALKKKDADRHLLLLFTLSAVAIAMFYGAGLMYGRQTHMAIAEYWRWWVVHLWVEGFFEVFATVVAAFLFTRLGLLRLKSATHAVLFSTIIFLAGGILGTFHHLYFSATPTAVLALGATFSALEIVPLVLIGFEAWQNYQISKSTKWIKAYKWPIYCFVAMCFWNFLGAGIFGFAINPPIALYYIQGLNTTAVHGHAALFGVYGILGIGLMMFMLRGLYPDREWNDKLIGWAFWLTNIGLLVMVTISLLPIGIMQSVASIKEGYWYARSAEFMQTDMMKTLRWLRVPGDIMLAVGEFLLVIFIIGLKTGWSLKEKR; encoded by the coding sequence ATGACACCTAAAAAGTTATGGACGTGGCTTGCAGCCGTTATTATTGGTTCCTTTGCTGTCCTTATTTTCTTCGGCGTGGAGATTTACAGGAAAATTCCGCCCGTTCCGGATAAAGTGGTAACCACCGATGGCAAAGTGGTGGCTACCGGACAAGACATCAAAGACGGACAGAATGTCTGGCAATCTATCGGAGGACAAACCGTTGGAAGCATCTGGGGACACGGTGCCTACATTGCACCGGACTGGAGTGCGGATTATCTCCATCGTGAATCTTTGCTTCTTCTGGAAGAACTAGCTAAAAAAGATGGGAAAGTCTATAAAGATTTACCCGATGACGAGCAGGCAAAATATCAGGTATTACTGAAAAAGGAACTTCGTAAAAATACGTTGGACGAAGCCAAAAATACAATTGTGATTTCTCCCGAAAGAGCAAAAGTACAGGCAGAATTGGCAGATTACTATGCTAAAATATTTATGAACGCTCCGGAAATGGCAAAACTAAGAGACCAGTACGCCATCCCGAAAAATACAGTAAAAACTCCGGAAAGAATGGCAAAAATGAATGCCTTTTTCTCCTGGGCAGCCTGGGTTTGCATTACGGATCGTCCCGGTGACGATGTAACGTACACCAACAACTGGCCACACGATGAGCTGATTGGCAACGTACCACCGCCATCGCTTCACCTTTGGTCTGGTTTCAGCGTGCTGATGTTGCTGGGATGTGTTGGTCTGCTGGTATTTTACCACGCCCGAAACAAGGAAGAGGAAATCAATTCAAGCGAGATGCTGCCATTGGAAGATCCGCTCAGAAATATGAAACCAACACCTTCTATGAGAGCGACTCTGAAATATATTTGGGTAGTGGCATTGCTGATTTTGGTTCAGATGCTTGCCGGCGTTATTACCGCCCATTATGGGGTAGAAGGCAGTGCTTTTTACGGCATTCCGTTGGATGAGGTTCTTCCGCAATCCATTTCCAGAAGCTGGCACGTGCAGTTGGCGATTTTCTGGATTGCAACTTCCTGGCTTGCCACAGGTTTATATATTGCACCAGCCGTTTCAGGTTACGAACCGAAATATCAGGTTTTAGGCGTCAATGTATTGTTCGGAGCGTTGCTGATTGTGGTTTTCGGTTCTTTGGCTGGACAATGGCTTGGTGTAATGCAGAAATTAGGTTATGTAGATAATTTCCTTTGGGGACATTCCGGCTACGAATATGTAGAGCTGGGCAGAATCTGGCAAATCCTTTTATTAGTTGGATTGATTCTTTGGTTAGTCTTGATGGTTCGCGCACTTCTTCCGGCACTCAAGAAAAAAGATGCCGACCGGCATTTGCTTTTACTTTTCACTCTTTCTGCGGTTGCAATTGCGATGTTTTACGGTGCAGGATTGATGTATGGCAGACAAACCCACATGGCAATTGCCGAATACTGGAGATGGTGGGTAGTGCATCTTTGGGTTGAAGGTTTTTTCGAGGTTTTTGCCACCGTGGTTGCCGCTTTCCTCTTTACAAGATTAGGATTATTAAGACTTAAATCTGCCACGCATGCAGTATTATTTTCTACAATTATTTTCCTTGCAGGTGGCATTTTGGGAACGTTCCATCACTTGTACTTCAGTGCGACGCCAACGGCTGTTCTGGCATTGGGTGCGACATTCAGCGCCTTGGAAATTGTTCCGTTGGTACTGATCGGTTTTGAAGCCTGGCAGAATTATCAAATAAGTAAATCAACCAAATGGATCAAAGCCTACAAATGGCCGATCTACTGTTTCGTTGCGATGTGTTTCTGGAACTTTTTAGGAGCAGGGATTTTCGGATTCGCCATTAATCCGCCGATTGCATTATACTACATTCAAGGGTTGAATACCACCGCTGTTCACGGTCACGCAGCACTTTTCGGAGTGTACGGGATTTTGGGAATCGGATTGATGATGTTTATGCTGAGAGGACTTTATCCCGACAGAGAATGGAATGACAAACTGATCGGTTGGGCATTCTGGCTCACCAACATCGGACTTTTGGTAATGGTAACAATCAGTTTATTGCCAATCGGCATTATGCAGTCGGTAGCTTCCATAAAAGAAGGCTATTGGTACGCCCGTTCTGCCGAATTTATGCAGACGGATATGATGAAAACCTTGAGATGGCTACGTGTTCCGGGGGATATTATGCTTGCGGTAGGCGAATTTTTATTAGTTATTTTCATTATAGGACTGAAAACCGGTTGGTCGCTAAAAGAGAAAAGATAA
- a CDS encoding formylglycine-generating enzyme family protein, translating into MRVFVIICAVILNLGLASCSESPKSHQSTSVADHQLEFISSSKKMMKIDSGSYRAFIGKDSNNIIKVKSFYIDDSPVTNAEYLTFLKANPQWTRSKVLRLYADSTYLKHWKGDYQLPEKINPDAPVTNVSWFSAEAYAKSVGKRLPTIEEWEYVGLADRTSKNASNKPDFTDFILREYQQRKSNMNKVVRQSEPNFYGVYDMYGMVWEWTYDFNSVMMSGESRKDNTTNESLFCAGGAITASDLRNYAAFVRYALRGSIKANNCLNNLGFRCARDFKN; encoded by the coding sequence ATGAGAGTTTTTGTTATCATTTGTGCAGTCATCCTTAATTTGGGTTTAGCTTCCTGTTCAGAATCTCCCAAAAGTCATCAGAGTACGTCTGTAGCAGATCATCAGTTAGAATTCATTTCCAGTTCAAAAAAAATGATGAAAATAGACAGCGGATCGTACAGAGCTTTTATCGGAAAAGATTCTAACAATATAATTAAAGTAAAATCTTTTTATATTGATGACAGCCCGGTGACCAATGCAGAATATCTCACATTTCTGAAAGCTAATCCTCAATGGACCAGAAGCAAAGTGCTTCGGTTATACGCAGACAGCACTTACCTCAAACATTGGAAAGGCGATTATCAGCTTCCGGAAAAAATAAATCCCGACGCTCCCGTAACCAATGTTTCCTGGTTTTCCGCAGAAGCGTATGCCAAAAGTGTGGGCAAAAGGCTTCCAACAATAGAAGAATGGGAATATGTAGGACTTGCAGACCGCACTTCTAAAAATGCTTCTAATAAACCTGATTTTACAGATTTTATACTTAGAGAATACCAGCAGCGGAAAAGCAATATGAATAAAGTGGTGAGACAAAGTGAACCTAACTTTTACGGTGTTTACGATATGTACGGAATGGTTTGGGAATGGACGTACGATTTCAATTCGGTGATGATGAGCGGAGAATCCAGAAAAGACAATACCACCAACGAGTCTTTGTTTTGTGCCGGTGGCGCCATTACCGCTTCGGATCTTAGAAATTATGCTGCCTTTGTGCGATATGCACTTCGCGGAAGTATCAAAGCTAACAATTGTCTCAACAATCTCGGTTTCCGATGTGCGAGAGATTTTAAAAATTAA
- a CDS encoding RrF2 family transcriptional regulator has protein sequence MFSKTCEYAIRALIYIAQKSKDGSRIGIKEIALGIDSPEYFIAKILQELSRKGFVQSAKGPTGGFFMDGSNLKLSIADIVREIDGDKLFSGCGLGLKECSESHPCPIHNEFKHIRQAIKTMLEESRIQLFVEDLDLKLTFLKK, from the coding sequence ATGTTTTCCAAAACCTGTGAATATGCCATTCGTGCCCTTATATATATCGCACAGAAGTCGAAAGACGGAAGTAGGATAGGGATTAAGGAGATTGCATTAGGTATCGATTCTCCAGAATATTTCATTGCTAAAATTTTGCAGGAATTAAGCAGAAAAGGATTTGTACAATCAGCGAAAGGTCCAACAGGCGGTTTTTTTATGGACGGCAGTAATCTTAAATTATCCATCGCAGATATTGTAAGAGAAATAGATGGAGATAAACTTTTTTCAGGTTGCGGATTAGGCTTAAAAGAGTGTTCTGAAAGCCATCCTTGTCCAATCCATAATGAATTTAAGCATATTCGTCAGGCAATAAAAACAATGTTGGAAGAATCTAGAATTCAACTTTTTGTAGAAGATCTGGATTTAAAACTGACATTCTTAAAAAAATAA
- a CDS encoding hemerythrin domain-containing protein, translating into MKRNENLVPLSRDHHFGLLCCWKIRQGIKKEVSYERIKNYINYYWENNLHNHFKTEDDVLPELSNEGLQNQIEKEHREISRLIGSINQSDNQQLLSDFADALYKHIRFEERSVFPYLEEHLSDEQMDTIGVELSNHHHKEEDDYVDEFWK; encoded by the coding sequence ATGAAAAGAAACGAAAATCTCGTACCCTTGTCCCGAGACCATCATTTTGGTTTGCTTTGTTGCTGGAAAATCCGTCAGGGCATCAAAAAAGAGGTTTCTTACGAACGAATCAAAAATTACATTAATTATTATTGGGAAAACAATCTTCATAACCATTTCAAGACTGAAGATGATGTGCTTCCGGAATTGTCGAACGAGGGTTTACAGAACCAAATTGAGAAAGAACATCGCGAAATTAGCCGTTTAATTGGAAGTATCAATCAATCAGATAACCAGCAGTTGCTATCAGATTTTGCTGATGCTTTATACAAACATATCCGTTTTGAGGAAAGAAGTGTTTTTCCTTATCTTGAAGAACATCTTTCCGATGAACAGATGGATACAATAGGTGTAGAATTAAGCAATCATCATCACAAAGAAGAAGATGACTATGTGGATGAGTTTTGGAAATGA
- the ric gene encoding iron-sulfur cluster repair di-iron protein, which translates to MNIKTDFIGEIVAEDFRTAAIFKKNGIDFCCKGGRTIEDACENKMLDANSIYAEIENLPQDNGGSIDFKSWPLDLLTDYVEKTHHRYVYEKTPVLQAFLDKLCKVHGGRHPELFEIKELFDASAQDLGAHLKKEELMLFPFIKNMVKAKIDGSAIPQPPFGTVENPVNMMKHEHTVEGERLRQIAELTNEYTPPADACNTYKVTFAMLQDFENDLHKHIHLENNILFPKSIELEKEFSVEH; encoded by the coding sequence ATGAATATCAAGACAGATTTTATAGGAGAGATTGTGGCTGAAGATTTCAGAACGGCAGCTATTTTCAAAAAAAATGGTATCGATTTCTGCTGCAAAGGCGGAAGAACGATAGAGGATGCCTGCGAAAACAAAATGCTGGATGCCAACTCAATTTATGCAGAAATCGAAAATCTTCCTCAGGATAATGGCGGCTCCATAGATTTTAAAAGCTGGCCGTTGGATTTGCTGACAGATTATGTAGAGAAAACCCATCACCGCTACGTGTATGAAAAAACGCCCGTTTTACAGGCTTTCTTAGACAAACTTTGTAAAGTGCACGGCGGTCGTCATCCAGAATTATTCGAAATTAAAGAATTGTTTGATGCTTCTGCACAGGATTTGGGCGCACATTTGAAAAAAGAGGAACTGATGCTTTTCCCATTCATCAAAAATATGGTGAAAGCTAAGATTGATGGCAGTGCTATTCCGCAGCCGCCTTTCGGAACTGTGGAAAATCCGGTAAATATGATGAAGCACGAACATACCGTGGAAGGGGAACGCCTGCGACAAATTGCAGAACTCACCAACGAATATACGCCGCCAGCCGATGCCTGCAACACCTACAAAGTGACATTTGCAATGCTTCAGGATTTCGAGAACGATTTACACAAACACATCCATCTTGAAAATAATATCCTTTTCCCAAAATCTATCGAGTTGGAGAAAGAGTTTTCAGTGGAACATTAA